The Pseudomonas viciae genomic interval TCAGATGGGGCGGCAAGGCTGATAGGCCCCGCCAAAACAGGAGTCGTGCCAGTGGTAGGCACAGCGAAACTAGGGATGGACGGCTATTTTGAAGCCTTGGACTTCCCGGTAGGCCACGGTGATGGCTACCTGCACATTTTCAGCGATGACCCAAATGCTTATGGCTTGAGGGTCATCGGCGACAGCATGCATCCGCGAATCAAAAGCGGAGAATACGTCCTGATAGAACCGAATAAGGCCTATGTTACCGGTGATGAAGTCATGGTTCAGACTTATGACGGCCGCTCGATGATCAAGGAGTTCATCTATCTACGAGAAGGCGTGTATCGGTTCGATAGCGTCAATCAGGACCATAGTCCATTGCACCTGGACCAGCACGAAGTGATGAAGGTCCATCTGGTTGGCGGCATCCTTAAATCATCACGGTTCACGCATGAGCCTCAAAAATAATCACAGTTCGTGTTGACTTAATCAACACAACGCGTGATATTTGCCTCACTCTTCCACCACAGAGCGAGGCAAAATCATGCACACCACAGCATCCCTGCACGTCCATCCGGCCGTTGCCGACCTATCCCGCATCTTCGAAGTAAGGCGCCT includes:
- a CDS encoding XRE family transcriptional regulator is translated as MDTLGSRIKRLRKQKRISQKALAEVCGWSSQSRIGNYESDLREPNLMDLALLAPALGVTVAELISGTNSTQSALAGHEDASIAVSNSSDGAARLIGPAKTGVVPVVGTAKLGMDGYFEALDFPVGHGDGYLHIFSDDPNAYGLRVIGDSMHPRIKSGEYVLIEPNKAYVTGDEVMVQTYDGRSMIKEFIYLREGVYRFDSVNQDHSPLHLDQHEVMKVHLVGGILKSSRFTHEPQK